One genomic segment of Ignavibacteriota bacterium includes these proteins:
- the dacB gene encoding D-alanyl-D-alanine carboxypeptidase/D-alanyl-D-alanine-endopeptidase, whose translation MKKITEFLFAFLIFSLPIFAQEFNKEIEEEIDKIFEDDFFKSSMLAVSIYDLTDDKLLYQKNEKLLLTPASNMKILTTTSALEFLGADYSFQTSVFHSGIIMDSICYGDIFVKGGFDPEFSTDDLDTLVSKIIGYGIKEIRGNIYGDVSNMDSLFWGSGWMWDDDPSSDFPYLTPLIINDACVQIEFEPGELNKEAKIKIIPETDFFDISNTSVTTNNETEKFEITRDWQSRGNEIIVKGSLSTSAKKDTAKINIVNPELFFLYLLKEKLENQKIEFLGKIDTATVPEFAKHIYTHERKFKDVIVNLNKESDNLSAEMTLRALALKNFGKPASSENGIKLIDSLINKIGLNSKDYNLADGSGISRYNLISAELLISMLKYMYQNSKKNYEILKNSFPIAGVDGTLSNRMKNTKAFKNVFAKTGTLNGVSALSGYLQTANNHEITFSIMIQNFIGSSKTARNFQDKICILLSKIKL comes from the coding sequence ATGAAAAAAATAACTGAATTTCTTTTCGCATTTTTGATTTTTTCTTTACCAATTTTTGCTCAAGAATTTAACAAAGAAATTGAAGAAGAAATCGACAAAATATTTGAAGATGATTTCTTTAAATCTTCCATGTTGGCTGTTTCAATTTATGATTTAACAGATGATAAATTACTTTATCAAAAAAATGAAAAGCTACTTTTAACGCCCGCATCAAATATGAAAATTTTAACAACTACTTCAGCGTTAGAATTTTTAGGCGCGGATTATTCCTTTCAAACTTCCGTATTTCATAGCGGAATTATTATGGATTCAATTTGCTACGGAGATATTTTTGTTAAAGGCGGATTTGATCCAGAATTTTCAACAGATGATTTAGATACATTGGTTTCCAAAATTATTGGTTATGGAATTAAAGAAATTCGCGGAAATATTTACGGCGATGTTTCAAATATGGATTCATTATTTTGGGGAAGCGGCTGGATGTGGGATGATGATCCTTCATCTGATTTTCCGTATTTAACTCCGCTAATTATAAATGATGCTTGCGTGCAGATAGAATTTGAACCCGGAGAATTAAATAAAGAAGCTAAAATTAAAATTATTCCCGAAACAGATTTTTTTGATATTTCAAATACTTCAGTTACAACAAATAATGAAACAGAAAAATTTGAAATTACACGCGATTGGCAAAGTCGCGGAAATGAAATAATTGTTAAAGGTAGTTTATCAACAAGTGCAAAAAAAGATACTGCTAAAATTAATATTGTTAATCCCGAATTATTTTTTTTATATCTGCTGAAAGAAAAATTAGAAAATCAGAAAATAGAATTTCTTGGTAAAATTGATACAGCAACAGTTCCGGAATTTGCTAAACATATTTATACTCACGAACGAAAATTCAAAGACGTAATTGTAAATCTTAATAAAGAAAGTGATAATCTAAGTGCGGAAATGACCTTACGCGCATTGGCTTTAAAGAATTTCGGTAAACCGGCTTCATCAGAAAATGGAATAAAATTAATTGATAGTTTAATTAATAAAATAGGTTTAAACTCAAAAGATTATAATTTAGCCGATGGCTCGGGAATTTCCCGTTATAATTTAATTTCAGCGGAATTATTAATTTCAATGCTGAAATATATGTATCAAAATTCAAAAAAGAATTATGAGATTTTAAAAAACTCTTTTCCAATTGCCGGAGTTGATGGAACTTTATCTAATAGAATGAAAAATACTAAAGCATTTAAAAATGTTTTTGCAAAAACCGGAACTTTAAACGGGGTAAGTGCTTTATCCGGATATCTTCAAACTGCAAATAATCATGAAATTACATTTTCAATTATGATTCAAAATTTTATTGGAAGTTCAAAAACTGCAAGAAATTTTCAAGACAAAATTTGTATTCTTTTAAGTAAAATAAAACTTTAG